CAAAAAATCCTATGATCAGCTGGCCGATGAGATCAGTGAAAAACTGGAAAATATTCCAGGGGTATTCTTTGAAAAGAACCAGCCTATTCAGATGCGCTTCAACGAGCTGATGACTGGGATCAGGCAGGATGTTGCAGTAAAAATATTCGGGGAAAACCTGGATTCTCTGGTAGTGTATGCCGATAAAGTAGGAAAGGTGATCCAGACCGTTGATGGCGCTACGGCCCCACAGATCGAGAGAGTAAGTGGTCTTCCGCAGATCAATGTACAATATGACAGGACGAGAATTGCGAATTATGGGTTAAATATTGAAGATGTCAATAATGCGGTAAGTACTGCTTTTGCAGGAAAAGCTGCCGGCCAGGTCTTTGAAAATGAAAGACGTTTTGACCTTGTTGTACGTCTTGACAGTCTTCACAGGACCGATATTTCAGATGTTAATAACTTAATGATCACCTCTGCTACGGGAGCACAGATCCCTCTGTCTCAGGTGGCGAATGTCAGCTATAAATTAGGACCTGCGCAGATCAGCCGTGAGCAGGGAAAACGTAGAATTGTAATAGGATTCAATGTGAAAGACCGTGATGTGGAAAGTGTGGTGAAAGACATTCAGGCAAAACTGGAAAAAGTGAAGCTGCCATCCGGATATTATTTTACTTACGGTGGACAGTTTGAAAACCTTCAGGAAGCCAGCAAACGTCTGATGATTGCTGTTCCCGTATCATTGCTTTTGATCTTTATGTTACTGTATTTTACCTTCCACTCTTTCAAACAGGCAGCCCTTATCTTTACGGCAATTCCTATGAGTGCTATCGGAGGTGTATTTGCACTTCTCGTCAGAGATATGCCATTCAGTATCAGTGCCGGAATCGGATTTATTGCCCTTTTCGGGGTAGCTGTACTCAACGGAATCGTTCTGATAGGGACTTTCAACCAATTGGAAAAAGAAGGTGAAACGGATATTATGAAAAGAGTATTGGAAGGAACGAAAACCAGACTGAGACCGGTTCTGATGACCGCAACTGTAGCATCATTAGGATTTTTACCAATGGCGATTTCCACCGGGGCGGGGGCAGAAGTACAGAAGCCTCTGGCAACAGTAGTGATCGGAGGTCTTATAACAGCTACATTCCTTACCCTGTTCGTCCTGCCGATGCTGTATATTATTTTTAACACAAAGATTTTGAAAAGAAAAAATAACAAACCAGGAACATTTACCATTGTTCTTATTGCAGGATTGATGATGCTGGGGCAGACTTTTAAAGCCCAGTCCAGACCCATATCTGTCGAACAGGCGGTGGAAATGGCAATGAATAATAATTTAACCTTACAATCGAAAGATCTAAGCATTAAATCTGCCGAAGCATTAAGGCCAACCTCCAAAGAACTTCCCAAACTAAGTGTTGAAGCTCAGCTTGGGCAGTACAACAGTCCGAAATTTGACCAGTCGTTTGCCATATCCCAAAGCATTCCTTTTCCAACATTATTCAAGGCAAGAAAGGAACTCATCAATGAAAATATCAAAAGCAGGCAGATTGACAGAGAGGTCACAGCCAATGAGCTTGTAAAACAGGTCCGTACCTACTATTATCAGATTGAATACCTGCAGTATAACAAAGCACAGCTGACGAGCCTGGATGGCTTCTATGAGGAGTTTATCAGAATTGCCACCGTAAGATTTAAAGCAGGGGATATCAAAAAGATTGAGATCAGTACAGCAGAAACCCAGAAAGGAGAAATAGATCTTCTCCTGAGACAGAATGAGGTCTACCTGAACAATGCCTATAAAAATTTAAAAACACTTTTAAACACCTCTGAAGATCTTGAAGTACCATTCAATAAAGAGTATGAGCCTTTGAAAGCAGAAAATGTCCTGGACAGCAGTGTCGTTGCCAATAATCCTTCCGTAAAGGCCTTCTATCAGGAAATGGAAATTGCAGAGAAGAATAAGAAAGTGGAAAAATCAATGGGATTGCCGGACTTCAGTTTAGGCTATACCAACCAGTCACTGATCGGTTTTCATACCATCAACGGGCAGGAAAATTATTATAACTCCGGAAAACGTTTTCAGTCGGCAACAGTCGGCGTGGCTATTCCGCTTACATTTGGGGCAACAAAGGCAAGGATCCAGGCGCTGGAATATGAAAAGCAGGTTGCAGAAACCAATGCAAGAATGCAGCAGAAGCAGCTTACCGCACAGCTGGAAAATACGTTCAGCCAATACCGGCAGGATATACAGCAGTATGAGTATTATACCACTCAGGCACTGCCGAATGCAGAAAAAATTGTAAAGGCAGCTCAGTTAGGCTATAAAACAGGGGAAATTTCCTATGTAGAATATCTTTTTGCATTACAGACTGCCACAAGCATTCAGTTAAAATATCTGGAATCAATCCAACAGGTCAACCAATCTGTGGTGACTATCAATTCAATCATTAATAAATAATATGAGATCAATGTCAACAGAAAACACAGGAAAAAAGAGAAAAGATGGTCTTATAAAAAATAAATATTCGAATATGAAACTCAAATATAATATCATACCCCTGATGCTCATGGCTCTGCTGGTCATAAGCTGTGGAAAAAAAGAAGCTGCGGCAGAAAAGGCCCCTGAAAAAACAGAGCAGAAAGAACAGGCTCATGAAGAAGGTCCTGAAACCATTGCCTCACTGACGGAAGAACAGATGAAGTCGGTAGGAGTTGCTTTGGGGAAGGTAGAGATGAAAGAATTGACCTCAACAATCAAAGCCAACGGATTGCTGAGCGTTCCCAACAGTAATAAAGCCACCATTACTTCCCTGTACGGCGGGATCATAAAAACCATTAATATCCAGGTGGGAAGCATTGTAAAAAAAGGGCAGGTCATCGCAACAATTGCCAATCCGGAATATATTCAGCTTCAGGAAGATTATCTGACGACCAACAGCAGGATTACCTATGCAGAACAGGAATACAGAAGACAGAGAGAACTTTTTGATAACGATGCCGGAGCAAAGAAAAATCTTCAGAGTGCAGATGCAGAACTGAAAACATTAAGAACCAAAAGAGCATCTCTCCTGAAGCAGCTTCAGATGATGGGAATAAGCCCCGGAAAAGTCAGTAACGGAAATATGAAATCAGGATTGGTGATCACTTCGCCGATCAGTGGGACCATCAGTAGTATTACAGCGCAGATAGGAAGTTATGTGGATATTTCTTCACCCGTCGCTACGGTCATAGATAACGGTTCCATTCACCTGGATCTTCAGGTATTTGAAAAAGACCTTCCCAAAATGAAAGTAGGGCAGATTGTTCATTTTAAACTGACGAATAACCCCGAAACAGAATACGATGCCAAAATTTACAGCATAGGCTCTTCTTTTGAAAATGAAAGCAAGACCATCTCTATGCACTGTGAAGTGATAGGAAATAAGTCCGGACTGATCGACGGAATGAATATCACAGGTATCGTAAGCCTTGATAAAAGCACCACACCCGCTGTACCTACCGAGGCCATTGTGGAAGCAGACGGTAAATATTATGTTTTTATTCAGACAGATAAAAAAGCAGAGGAAGAACATGACGAAAAAGGAAAGCCACATCCGAAAACCTTAAACTTCGAGAAAATTGAAGTGGTAAAAGGAACTTCAGATATGGGATATACAGCGATCACACCCGTAGGTAACATTCCGGATAATGCTGAAATTGTGGTGAAAGGAGCCTTTTTTGTGAATGCCAAATTGGTGAATTCCGGGGAGCATGAACATTAATGAATCCGCTCAATGTCGATTTTTATGCGTAAATTAGAACTGTTTACGGACTTATTATAAAAACCGGCCGGAAGAAAGTAAAGATGATCTTACGAAACATCTGAACCTTTTATCTGATAAGAGACTAAGATGGTTTTAAAAAATAATGTTTTTATAATATTTAATACATGACCTTTTATGCTATTAAACAAAAAAATATCAGTCTGGTATTTCATCCGTGAAATAAAATCCCAAATTCTGTTCATTGGAATATTTGCTGTGGTCATTGGCCTTTTGGATATGCTGCCATGGTTTCGGAAAATATCCCTTCCCCTGAATATTCCGGCACTTTTAGGAACGGCAGTATCGCTGTTGCTGGCTTTCCGTACTTCCCAATCCTACGAAAGATGGTGGGAAGCAAGAACGGTGTGGGGAGCTATTGTCAATGATTCCAGAACCTTTGTAAGGCTTATTATACAGTTTATGCCTGCAGGAGATGAAAAAACGGTAAAAGATTTTGCAGAAAGACAGATCATCTGGACCTATGCCCTTGGCGAATCGCTCAGAAAACTGCCATTTTCAGAAAAGGTACAGCAGTATATCGTACAGCATCAGATCAAGGCTGTAAATATTCCGAATGCACTCCTGGATGCACATTCCAGACAGTTGAAAGATATTGCGGTTTCCCAGGGACTGACCGACTTTCAGCAAATGCAGCTGAATGACATCATTACCAGACTTTGTGACAGCATGGGAAAATGCGAAAGGCTGAAGAATACGGTATTTCCAAGATCTTACAGTGTATTGGTACATATCCTGATCTATGTGTTTGCTGTTATCCTGCCTTTTGGGCTTGACGATTCACAGCTGGCCGTTGAGATCCTGGTCACATTCCTGATCCCGATTGTATTCATTGCAATAGAGAAAACGTCAATCATTATGCAGGACCCGTTTGAAAACAGACCCGTGGATACTCCGGTGACCTCTTTGGCACAAACCATTGAAATCAATATCCGCCAGATGATTGGAGAACAGAATGTTCCTTTAAAAAAAGAAAATACATCTTACTATGAAATGTAATTAAACCATAAAAATAATATGGAAACTACCCCGACACCAATACAGACTCCCTCTGCTGCAGGCAGACATAAAAAGAACCTCCTGATCGTACTTTGCCTCAGCGGTACCTATCTCATTGCTGAGGTGATAGGAGGAATAGTGACCAACAGTCTTGCGCTTCTGGCAGATGCTGCTCATATGCTCACCGATGTTGTAGGATTATTACTGGCATTCATTGCCATTAAAATAGGAGAAAAAAAAGCAGATCCCTCCAGAACATACGGCTATTACCGTACGGAAATATTAGCGGCAGTCATCAATGCAGTCGTATTATTAGGAATCTCTGTCTATGTTTTATTTGAAGCCTATCAGCGTTTTCAGAATCCGCCGGAAGTACAGAGCAAGTCGATGCTGATCGTAGCTGGGATTGGATTGATTGTAAACATTGCAGGAATGATGATCCTGAGAAAAGATTCTGAAGGCAGCCTGAATATGAAAGGAGCTTACTTTGAAGTTCTTTCAGATATGTTAACATCAGTTGGCGTTATGATTGCAGGAGTTATCATGTTGACAACCGGCTGGTATTATGCCGATCCTTTGATCTCTGCAGCCATCGGATTATTGATCTTTCCAAGAACATGGAGGCTTTTAAAAGAAGCGGTCAATGTTTTACTGGAAGGAACCCCAAAAGACGTGGATATCCATGGGTTGAGAAAATCACTGGAGGAAATTCCGGGGGTGAAAAATATCCATGATCTTCACGTATGGTCCCTTACCTCAGGAGTCAACGCTATGAGTGCCCATGTGGTGAAAGAAACCGGCACTTCACAAAATCAGCTGTTGAAAACCCTGACGGAGAAAACAGTGAATACATTTAAGATAAGTCACACAACTTTTCAGATAGAAGATGAAGGCTACGAAGAAAATGAAGCCCATCTGTAACATTCAAATTGTGGAAACATGAAAAAAGATATAGAGAACAAACTCATTGATAAAAATACCAAACCTACCAGCATGAGAATTCTGGTGTATGATTTTTTAAGTTCCCAGGAAGCAGCCCTGTCTCTTTCTGAAATAGAAAATCATTTCGACAATGCAGACCGCATTACGATTTACAGAACCTTAAAAACCTTTGAAGAAAAAGGGATTGTTCACAGCATACAGGAAAACACAACTACAAAGTATAAGCTATGCGAGGATGATTGTGATGAAAAAACACATAAAGACTGGCACCTGCACTTCTATTGTAAAATATGTAAGCAGACCACCTGTAAAGAAGATATTTCCTTCCCAGAAAATATACAGACCAATTTCAGGATCGATGAAATAAGGCTCTTTGCCAAAGGAATCTGCGAAAACTGTCTTGAAAGTTTGCAATAGCATTGCATCAGTCTCAACCCTAAATTTGTATAAAAATATCAGTTATGGAAAAATGCTGTAGTACAACCCCGGAAAAACCAGATACAAAAGCCCACGCACACAATCATTCAGAAGGAGACGGCCATGACCATGACGGGCATGATCACTCCCATGATACCGGCGATCAGACCATCTTCCGGATGTTTCTTCCGGCGATTATATCTTTTGTCATCCTGCTATTGGGAATCGCTTTTGATAATTATATAAAACCGGCATGGTTTACAGGCTGGGTACGGTTAGTGTGGTTCCTGGCGGCTTATATCCCTGTCGGATTCCCTGTCCTGAAAGATGCCTTTAAAAGTATCACCAAAGGAGATGTGTTTTCTGAATTCTTCCTGATGAGCATTGCAACCATTGGTGCGTTTGCCAT
This portion of the Chryseobacterium arthrosphaerae genome encodes:
- a CDS encoding CusA/CzcA family heavy metal efflux RND transporter, whose amino-acid sequence is MLDKIIRFSIKNKVIIGLMTLVLIIWGTWSATRLPIDAVPDITNNQVQIITVCPTLAGQEVEQLVTFPIEQSIANVPDIQETRSISRFGLSVITVVFKEDVNVYFARQLISEQLKNAVEEIPKGVGTPELAPVSTGLGEVYQYILHPKKGSEKKYNAKELRTMQDWIVRRQLNGTPGVAEINSFGGELKQYEVAIDPNRLKAMGTSITEIFTALEKNNQNTGGAYIDKKPNAYFIRGIGLVTSLEDIRNIAVKNETGSVPIFIKDVADVRLGSAVRYGALTYDGKVDAVGGVVMMLKGANSNEVVNNIKAKIPTIQKSLPDDVVIEPFLDRTDLVDRAISTVEKNLIEGALIVIFVLVIFLGNLRAGLIVASAIPLSLLFALGMMNVFGVSANLMSLGAIDFGLIVDGAVIIVEATLHHLGIRKSTRALTQSEMDEEVFLSASKIRSSAAFGEIIILIVYIPILTLAGVEGKMFTPMAKTVGFAILGALILSLTYIPMMSALFLSKKISHKETFSDKMMNRLQKVYQPLLQKAIKIKYVIVSATAVVFLISAFIFKNMGGEFIPQLQEGDFAFHCILPQGSSLSQSIETSMQASRIIKQFDEVKMVVGKTGSAEVPTDPMPPEATDMIIVLKPQSEWKTKKSYDQLADEISEKLENIPGVFFEKNQPIQMRFNELMTGIRQDVAVKIFGENLDSLVVYADKVGKVIQTVDGATAPQIERVSGLPQINVQYDRTRIANYGLNIEDVNNAVSTAFAGKAAGQVFENERRFDLVVRLDSLHRTDISDVNNLMITSATGAQIPLSQVANVSYKLGPAQISREQGKRRIVIGFNVKDRDVESVVKDIQAKLEKVKLPSGYYFTYGGQFENLQEASKRLMIAVPVSLLLIFMLLYFTFHSFKQAALIFTAIPMSAIGGVFALLVRDMPFSISAGIGFIALFGVAVLNGIVLIGTFNQLEKEGETDIMKRVLEGTKTRLRPVLMTATVASLGFLPMAISTGAGAEVQKPLATVVIGGLITATFLTLFVLPMLYIIFNTKILKRKNNKPGTFTIVLIAGLMMLGQTFKAQSRPISVEQAVEMAMNNNLTLQSKDLSIKSAEALRPTSKELPKLSVEAQLGQYNSPKFDQSFAISQSIPFPTLFKARKELINENIKSRQIDREVTANELVKQVRTYYYQIEYLQYNKAQLTSLDGFYEEFIRIATVRFKAGDIKKIEISTAETQKGEIDLLLRQNEVYLNNAYKNLKTLLNTSEDLEVPFNKEYEPLKAENVLDSSVVANNPSVKAFYQEMEIAEKNKKVEKSMGLPDFSLGYTNQSLIGFHTINGQENYYNSGKRFQSATVGVAIPLTFGATKARIQALEYEKQVAETNARMQQKQLTAQLENTFSQYRQDIQQYEYYTTQALPNAEKIVKAAQLGYKTGEISYVEYLFALQTATSIQLKYLESIQQVNQSVVTINSIINK
- a CDS encoding efflux RND transporter periplasmic adaptor subunit produces the protein MKLKYNIIPLMLMALLVISCGKKEAAAEKAPEKTEQKEQAHEEGPETIASLTEEQMKSVGVALGKVEMKELTSTIKANGLLSVPNSNKATITSLYGGIIKTINIQVGSIVKKGQVIATIANPEYIQLQEDYLTTNSRITYAEQEYRRQRELFDNDAGAKKNLQSADAELKTLRTKRASLLKQLQMMGISPGKVSNGNMKSGLVITSPISGTISSITAQIGSYVDISSPVATVIDNGSIHLDLQVFEKDLPKMKVGQIVHFKLTNNPETEYDAKIYSIGSSFENESKTISMHCEVIGNKSGLIDGMNITGIVSLDKSTTPAVPTEAIVEADGKYYVFIQTDKKAEEEHDEKGKPHPKTLNFEKIEVVKGTSDMGYTAITPVGNIPDNAEIVVKGAFFVNAKLVNSGEHEH
- a CDS encoding bestrophin family protein — encoded protein: MLLNKKISVWYFIREIKSQILFIGIFAVVIGLLDMLPWFRKISLPLNIPALLGTAVSLLLAFRTSQSYERWWEARTVWGAIVNDSRTFVRLIIQFMPAGDEKTVKDFAERQIIWTYALGESLRKLPFSEKVQQYIVQHQIKAVNIPNALLDAHSRQLKDIAVSQGLTDFQQMQLNDIITRLCDSMGKCERLKNTVFPRSYSVLVHILIYVFAVILPFGLDDSQLAVEILVTFLIPIVFIAIEKTSIIMQDPFENRPVDTPVTSLAQTIEINIRQMIGEQNVPLKKENTSYYEM
- a CDS encoding cation diffusion facilitator family transporter, encoding METTPTPIQTPSAAGRHKKNLLIVLCLSGTYLIAEVIGGIVTNSLALLADAAHMLTDVVGLLLAFIAIKIGEKKADPSRTYGYYRTEILAAVINAVVLLGISVYVLFEAYQRFQNPPEVQSKSMLIVAGIGLIVNIAGMMILRKDSEGSLNMKGAYFEVLSDMLTSVGVMIAGVIMLTTGWYYADPLISAAIGLLIFPRTWRLLKEAVNVLLEGTPKDVDIHGLRKSLEEIPGVKNIHDLHVWSLTSGVNAMSAHVVKETGTSQNQLLKTLTEKTVNTFKISHTTFQIEDEGYEENEAHL
- a CDS encoding Fur family transcriptional regulator, encoding MKKDIENKLIDKNTKPTSMRILVYDFLSSQEAALSLSEIENHFDNADRITIYRTLKTFEEKGIVHSIQENTTTKYKLCEDDCDEKTHKDWHLHFYCKICKQTTCKEDISFPENIQTNFRIDEIRLFAKGICENCLESLQ